In Molothrus aeneus isolate 106 chromosome 3, BPBGC_Maene_1.0, whole genome shotgun sequence, a single genomic region encodes these proteins:
- the CYRIA gene encoding CYFIP-related Rac1 interactor A isoform X1, with protein MGNLLKVLTCTELDQGPNFFLDFENAQPTDGEREVWNQISAVLQDSESMLADLQAYKGAGQEIRDAIQNPNDIQLQEKAWNSVCPLVVRLKRFYEFSLRLEKALQSLLESLTCPPYTPTQHLEREQALAKEFAEILHFTLRFDELKMRNPAIQNDFSYYRRTISRNRINNMHLDIENEVNNEMANRMSLFYAEATPMLKTLSNATTHFVSENKTLPIENTTDCLSTMASVCKVMLETPEYRSRFTSEETLMFCMRVMVGVIILYDHVHPVGAFSKTSKIDLVQFIYYCSIVACFCSQMKGCIKVLKEQPPDSVEGLLNALRFTTKHLNDESTSKQIRAMLQ; from the exons aTGCACAGCCCACGGATGGAGAAAGGGAGGTCTGGAACCAGATCAGTGCAGTTTTACAGGACTCAGAAAGCATGCTTGCAGACCTTCAGGCTTACAAAGGAGCTGGACAAGAAATTAGAGAT gcaATACAAAATCCCAATGATATCCAGCTGCAAGAAAAAGCATGGAATTCAGTCTGCCCCCTGGTTGTAAGGCTAAAGCGCTTTTATGAGTTTTCACTCAGATTAG AGAAAGCCCTGCAGAGTTTACTGGAATCCTTGACATGCCCTCCCTACACTCCAACTCAGCACCTGGAACGGGAACAGGCTCTAGCAAAAGAGTTTGCAGAAATCTTACATTTTACTCTTCGTTTTGATGAACTTAAG ATGAGAAACCCAGCAATTCAGAATGACTTCAGTTATTACAGGCGGACAATAAGTCGCAACAGAATAAACAACATGCAT CTAGACATTGAGAATGAAGTGAACAATGAAATGGCCAATAGGATGTCCCTGTTCTATGCAGAGGCCACACCAATGCTGAAAACCCTCAGTAATGCAACAACACATTTTGTATCAGAA AACAAAACATTACCAATTGAAAATACAACGGACTGTCTTAGTACTATGGCCAGTGTATGTAAAGTCATGTTGGAAACGCC AGAGTACAGGAGTAGATTCACCAGTGAAGAGACCCTTATGTTCTGCATGCGAGTGATGGTGGGAGTTATTATCCTGTACGACCACGTTCATCCTGTGGGAGCTTTCTCAAAGACATCAAAGATTGAT ctAGTGCAATTCATATATTATTGTTCAATAGTGGCATGCTTCTGTTCCCAGATGAAGGGATGCATAAAAGTTTTAAAGGAACAACCACCTGACTCTGTGGAAGGACTTCTGAATGCTCTCAG GTTCACTACAAAACACCTGAATGATGAATCTACTTCAAAACAAATTCGAGCTATGCTGCAGTAG
- the CYRIA gene encoding CYFIP-related Rac1 interactor A isoform X4, with amino-acid sequence MGNLLKVLTCTELDQGPNFFLDFENAQPTDGEREVWNQISAVLQDSESMLADLQAYKGAGQEIRDAIQNPNDIQLQEKAWNSVCPLVVRLKRFYEFSLRLEKALQSLLESLTCPPYTPTQHLEREQALAKEFAEILHFTLRFDELKMRNPAIQNDFSYYRRTISRNRINNMHLDIENEVNNEMANRMSLFYAEATPMLKTLSNATTHFVSENKTLPIENTTDCLSTMASVCKVMLETPEYRSRFTSEETLMFCMRVMVGVIILYDHVHPVGAFSKTSKIDMKGCIKVLKEQPPDSVEGLLNALRFTTKHLNDESTSKQIRAMLQ; translated from the exons aTGCACAGCCCACGGATGGAGAAAGGGAGGTCTGGAACCAGATCAGTGCAGTTTTACAGGACTCAGAAAGCATGCTTGCAGACCTTCAGGCTTACAAAGGAGCTGGACAAGAAATTAGAGAT gcaATACAAAATCCCAATGATATCCAGCTGCAAGAAAAAGCATGGAATTCAGTCTGCCCCCTGGTTGTAAGGCTAAAGCGCTTTTATGAGTTTTCACTCAGATTAG AGAAAGCCCTGCAGAGTTTACTGGAATCCTTGACATGCCCTCCCTACACTCCAACTCAGCACCTGGAACGGGAACAGGCTCTAGCAAAAGAGTTTGCAGAAATCTTACATTTTACTCTTCGTTTTGATGAACTTAAG ATGAGAAACCCAGCAATTCAGAATGACTTCAGTTATTACAGGCGGACAATAAGTCGCAACAGAATAAACAACATGCAT CTAGACATTGAGAATGAAGTGAACAATGAAATGGCCAATAGGATGTCCCTGTTCTATGCAGAGGCCACACCAATGCTGAAAACCCTCAGTAATGCAACAACACATTTTGTATCAGAA AACAAAACATTACCAATTGAAAATACAACGGACTGTCTTAGTACTATGGCCAGTGTATGTAAAGTCATGTTGGAAACGCC AGAGTACAGGAGTAGATTCACCAGTGAAGAGACCCTTATGTTCTGCATGCGAGTGATGGTGGGAGTTATTATCCTGTACGACCACGTTCATCCTGTGGGAGCTTTCTCAAAGACATCAAAGATTGAT ATGAAGGGATGCATAAAAGTTTTAAAGGAACAACCACCTGACTCTGTGGAAGGACTTCTGAATGCTCTCAG GTTCACTACAAAACACCTGAATGATGAATCTACTTCAAAACAAATTCGAGCTATGCTGCAGTAG
- the CYRIA gene encoding CYFIP-related Rac1 interactor A isoform X3 yields MGNLLKVLTREIENYPHFFLDFENAQPTDGEREVWNQISAVLQDSESMLADLQAYKGAGQEIRDAIQNPNDIQLQEKAWNSVCPLVVRLKRFYEFSLRLEKALQSLLESLTCPPYTPTQHLEREQALAKEFAEILHFTLRFDELKMRNPAIQNDFSYYRRTISRNRINNMHLDIENEVNNEMANRMSLFYAEATPMLKTLSNATTHFVSENKTLPIENTTDCLSTMASVCKVMLETPEYRSRFTSEETLMFCMRVMVGVIILYDHVHPVGAFSKTSKIDMKGCIKVLKEQPPDSVEGLLNALRFTTKHLNDESTSKQIRAMLQ; encoded by the exons aTGCACAGCCCACGGATGGAGAAAGGGAGGTCTGGAACCAGATCAGTGCAGTTTTACAGGACTCAGAAAGCATGCTTGCAGACCTTCAGGCTTACAAAGGAGCTGGACAAGAAATTAGAGAT gcaATACAAAATCCCAATGATATCCAGCTGCAAGAAAAAGCATGGAATTCAGTCTGCCCCCTGGTTGTAAGGCTAAAGCGCTTTTATGAGTTTTCACTCAGATTAG AGAAAGCCCTGCAGAGTTTACTGGAATCCTTGACATGCCCTCCCTACACTCCAACTCAGCACCTGGAACGGGAACAGGCTCTAGCAAAAGAGTTTGCAGAAATCTTACATTTTACTCTTCGTTTTGATGAACTTAAG ATGAGAAACCCAGCAATTCAGAATGACTTCAGTTATTACAGGCGGACAATAAGTCGCAACAGAATAAACAACATGCAT CTAGACATTGAGAATGAAGTGAACAATGAAATGGCCAATAGGATGTCCCTGTTCTATGCAGAGGCCACACCAATGCTGAAAACCCTCAGTAATGCAACAACACATTTTGTATCAGAA AACAAAACATTACCAATTGAAAATACAACGGACTGTCTTAGTACTATGGCCAGTGTATGTAAAGTCATGTTGGAAACGCC AGAGTACAGGAGTAGATTCACCAGTGAAGAGACCCTTATGTTCTGCATGCGAGTGATGGTGGGAGTTATTATCCTGTACGACCACGTTCATCCTGTGGGAGCTTTCTCAAAGACATCAAAGATTGAT ATGAAGGGATGCATAAAAGTTTTAAAGGAACAACCACCTGACTCTGTGGAAGGACTTCTGAATGCTCTCAG GTTCACTACAAAACACCTGAATGATGAATCTACTTCAAAACAAATTCGAGCTATGCTGCAGTAG
- the CYRIA gene encoding CYFIP-related Rac1 interactor A isoform X2 yields MGNLLKVLTREIENYPHFFLDFENAQPTDGEREVWNQISAVLQDSESMLADLQAYKGAGQEIRDAIQNPNDIQLQEKAWNSVCPLVVRLKRFYEFSLRLEKALQSLLESLTCPPYTPTQHLEREQALAKEFAEILHFTLRFDELKMRNPAIQNDFSYYRRTISRNRINNMHLDIENEVNNEMANRMSLFYAEATPMLKTLSNATTHFVSENKTLPIENTTDCLSTMASVCKVMLETPEYRSRFTSEETLMFCMRVMVGVIILYDHVHPVGAFSKTSKIDLVQFIYYCSIVACFCSQMKGCIKVLKEQPPDSVEGLLNALRFTTKHLNDESTSKQIRAMLQ; encoded by the exons aTGCACAGCCCACGGATGGAGAAAGGGAGGTCTGGAACCAGATCAGTGCAGTTTTACAGGACTCAGAAAGCATGCTTGCAGACCTTCAGGCTTACAAAGGAGCTGGACAAGAAATTAGAGAT gcaATACAAAATCCCAATGATATCCAGCTGCAAGAAAAAGCATGGAATTCAGTCTGCCCCCTGGTTGTAAGGCTAAAGCGCTTTTATGAGTTTTCACTCAGATTAG AGAAAGCCCTGCAGAGTTTACTGGAATCCTTGACATGCCCTCCCTACACTCCAACTCAGCACCTGGAACGGGAACAGGCTCTAGCAAAAGAGTTTGCAGAAATCTTACATTTTACTCTTCGTTTTGATGAACTTAAG ATGAGAAACCCAGCAATTCAGAATGACTTCAGTTATTACAGGCGGACAATAAGTCGCAACAGAATAAACAACATGCAT CTAGACATTGAGAATGAAGTGAACAATGAAATGGCCAATAGGATGTCCCTGTTCTATGCAGAGGCCACACCAATGCTGAAAACCCTCAGTAATGCAACAACACATTTTGTATCAGAA AACAAAACATTACCAATTGAAAATACAACGGACTGTCTTAGTACTATGGCCAGTGTATGTAAAGTCATGTTGGAAACGCC AGAGTACAGGAGTAGATTCACCAGTGAAGAGACCCTTATGTTCTGCATGCGAGTGATGGTGGGAGTTATTATCCTGTACGACCACGTTCATCCTGTGGGAGCTTTCTCAAAGACATCAAAGATTGAT ctAGTGCAATTCATATATTATTGTTCAATAGTGGCATGCTTCTGTTCCCAGATGAAGGGATGCATAAAAGTTTTAAAGGAACAACCACCTGACTCTGTGGAAGGACTTCTGAATGCTCTCAG GTTCACTACAAAACACCTGAATGATGAATCTACTTCAAAACAAATTCGAGCTATGCTGCAGTAG
- the CYRIA gene encoding CYFIP-related Rac1 interactor A isoform X5, with translation MLADLQAYKGAGQEIRDAIQNPNDIQLQEKAWNSVCPLVVRLKRFYEFSLRLEKALQSLLESLTCPPYTPTQHLEREQALAKEFAEILHFTLRFDELKMRNPAIQNDFSYYRRTISRNRINNMHLDIENEVNNEMANRMSLFYAEATPMLKTLSNATTHFVSENKTLPIENTTDCLSTMASVCKVMLETPEYRSRFTSEETLMFCMRVMVGVIILYDHVHPVGAFSKTSKIDLVQFIYYCSIVACFCSQMKGCIKVLKEQPPDSVEGLLNALRFTTKHLNDESTSKQIRAMLQ, from the exons ATGCTTGCAGACCTTCAGGCTTACAAAGGAGCTGGACAAGAAATTAGAGAT gcaATACAAAATCCCAATGATATCCAGCTGCAAGAAAAAGCATGGAATTCAGTCTGCCCCCTGGTTGTAAGGCTAAAGCGCTTTTATGAGTTTTCACTCAGATTAG AGAAAGCCCTGCAGAGTTTACTGGAATCCTTGACATGCCCTCCCTACACTCCAACTCAGCACCTGGAACGGGAACAGGCTCTAGCAAAAGAGTTTGCAGAAATCTTACATTTTACTCTTCGTTTTGATGAACTTAAG ATGAGAAACCCAGCAATTCAGAATGACTTCAGTTATTACAGGCGGACAATAAGTCGCAACAGAATAAACAACATGCAT CTAGACATTGAGAATGAAGTGAACAATGAAATGGCCAATAGGATGTCCCTGTTCTATGCAGAGGCCACACCAATGCTGAAAACCCTCAGTAATGCAACAACACATTTTGTATCAGAA AACAAAACATTACCAATTGAAAATACAACGGACTGTCTTAGTACTATGGCCAGTGTATGTAAAGTCATGTTGGAAACGCC AGAGTACAGGAGTAGATTCACCAGTGAAGAGACCCTTATGTTCTGCATGCGAGTGATGGTGGGAGTTATTATCCTGTACGACCACGTTCATCCTGTGGGAGCTTTCTCAAAGACATCAAAGATTGAT ctAGTGCAATTCATATATTATTGTTCAATAGTGGCATGCTTCTGTTCCCAGATGAAGGGATGCATAAAAGTTTTAAAGGAACAACCACCTGACTCTGTGGAAGGACTTCTGAATGCTCTCAG GTTCACTACAAAACACCTGAATGATGAATCTACTTCAAAACAAATTCGAGCTATGCTGCAGTAG